The genomic segment AAGGGCGGCGAGGTGGTCACGCAGGTGGTGTCCACGATGGAGGACATCAACCACAGCAGCAAGAAGATTGCCGACATCATCGGCGTGATCGACGGCATTGCGTTCCAGACCAACATCCTGGCGCTCAATGCAGCCGTGGAAGCAGCCCGCGCCGGCGAGCAGGGCCGTGGATTTGCCGTGGTGGCGTCTGAAGTGCGCAACCTGGCGCAGCGCAGCGCCGAGGCCGCCAAAGAGATCAAGCAACTGATCATCGCCTCGGTGGAAAAGGTCGAGGCCGGTTCCCGGCTGGTATCGAACGCCGGGAGCACGATGGCCGACATCGTGCAGTCGGTGCAGCATGTGACCGACATGATCGGCGCAATCACGGCCGCGTCTTCCGAGCAAAGCGTGGGCGTGTCCCAAGTCAACAAGGCCATCAGCAACCTCGACCAGATGACACAGCAAAATGCAGCGCTGGTGGAACAAAGCGCCGCCGCAGCGCAAAGCCTGCGCGAGCAGGCCGACCACCTTGCGCGGGAGGTGTCGATATTCAAGGTGAATGCCGCAGACTACGCCAGCCATGGCCCCGCGCAAGCCGCAATGGCGCAAGCCGCGATGACGACAGCACGCACGAGTGCGGGCGCGGCCATGCCAGCCGCCTCTGCCCGGCCCGCCAAACCCGCAGCAGGCGCGCGCACCCAGGCGGCCCCCCGCCTGGGTGCTGGCGCAGCACCCACCCCGGCGGGCGCACCGGCCCTGCCGGGCAAGGCCGGCGGCAAAAAACCGGCCATGGCCAAGCAAGACCCCGAAGAGGAGTGGGAGTCGTTCTGAGCGCCGAGGCCCCGGGCGTCAGGCCGCGCAGGTGCCAGCCCGGCTGGCGCGAAACTGCGGCATCATCCGCTTCAGCCGCACTGTGCCGGATGATGAACGATCCGGCTCATGCCAAGCTGCGCACCCATGCCGGCGAAATATTTACCGGGAAAAACCTGCAACGCCGCTTTGGAAGGCAGAAAGATTTCACGATGCAATTCAATAGAAAAACATCGATCGGCATGGGTCTGGCCCTGATGGCGGCCTTCATGAATTCATTCATCGCCATATTGAGCAAGCAATTGTCGTCCGCCAACCTCAACCCGAGCAGCATCGCTTTCTACCGGGCATCGATCGTTTTCTGCATCATGCTGCTCGTGGCGTATGGCGTCAATGTCACGCGGGCCGGCGGCAGGCCGGAAAAACCGGCGGCCATGGCTTCGATCGGCAGTGTCAAGGTTTTCGCCATTGCCGCATTGTTCGGTCTGTTCGGTTTGTTCTATTTTGAAACCTCGGCCTACAAATACGAAATGGCGTCGAACGTGGTTTTCGTGATGATGGCCTCTGCGGCAATATCGTCATTGCTTCTCGAATCGTCGTTGAAGATGGAGCGCATCACCGGCAAGAAAATTCTCGCGCTGGGCGCCAGCATTCTGGGCCTGCTGATCGTTTTCGACCTCGCGCACCTGAGAAATATGAATGGAGTCATGCTGGCCATGGCGGCCGGGACTTCATACGGGCTGTTTTCCGTATACCTGAGAAAACAGGGCGTGAAGGCGAGCATGCATTTCATGCGGAACATGTTTTTCTTTGGCGCCATCTATCTGGCCATCCCCGCGACCATCGACGGCTTCTCGGCCGTCAAACCGGCCCATGTCCCTGCGATACTGGCATTGGCGATTGTGCCATCGTTGCTCGGCACGCTGTGCACGATGAAGTCCCTGGAGTATTTGTCGGCGTCCAGGGTGCAAACGATCGAACTGACCGAGCCGATATTCGTGGCCATCATGGCATACCTGATGATTGCAGAAACCCCGGGGCCAACGCAGATGATGGGCTATGCATTCATCCTGGCCGGGGTTTTCTGCATGAATTCACCAGACCGGACGGCAAACACATGACGGTATGCCGGCCGGTCAGGCCAGTTCGGCAATGAGCTCGATTTCGACGCAGGCGCCCATCGGCAGTTGCGCGACGCCGAAGGCGCTGCGCGCATGCGCGCCCTTGTCGCCAAACAAGCGGACGAACAGTTCGCTGGCGCCGTTGGTCACCAGGTGTTGTTCGGTGAAGTCGCTGGTGCAGTTGACCAGGCTCAGCAGCTTGACGATGCGCTTGACGCGGTTCAGATCACCGCCACAGGCGGTTTGCAGCGTGCCCAGCAGATCGATGGCGACAGCGCGGGCTGCGGCTTGGCCTTCTTCGGTGCCGATGTCGCGGCCCAACTGCGCCACCCAGGGTTTGCCGTCCTTGCGGGCGATATGGCCGCTCAGGAACACCAGCGGGCCGGTCTGTACATAGGGCACATACGCGGCGGAGGGCACCGACACGGGGGGCAGGCTGATGCGCAGTTCTTTGAGTTGCTCGTAAACGCTCATGGGGGTTCTCCTTTGCATGAAGTCGAGGGTGGGAGTGTTGCACAGCCCGGTGCGCCGAATCGCCCAAGCCGGCGTTTTTCCGGCGTTTTTCCGGCGCATTAGCATCGACCCATGCCCGCCATGCGTTCCCGCGTCCCCGATGGCGCCCCTGCCGCAGCGCGCGCCGCCTGGCGGCTGCCTGCCCTGCTGCCGGGTGTGGTGTCGGGCGCGGCGCTGCAGTTGTTGCAGCCTCGGCTGTGGCCGCCCCTGGTGTACGGGGCCTTGCTGTGCGCCGCGTTGGCCTTGGGCTGGTACGCTGGTGCGGCGGCAACGAGGCGCCGCCATGCAGCGCTGTGGGCTGCGGCGCCGGCCCTGCTGGCAGCGGGCCTGGCGGCCGCCGCCATGTTCGCGGTCTGCGGTCTGCGGGCCTGGGGCTATATGGAGCAGGCCCTGGCGCCCGCGCTGGAAGGGCAGGACATCCGCGTGACGGGGCTGGTGGCGGCCATGCCACAGGCCAGCGAGACCGGTACCCGGCTGCGGCTGGAGGTCGACAGCGCGCTCTTGCGGGGCCAGGCCGTGCGTTTGCCGCCCCGCATCGAAGTGGGCTGGTACGGCGCGGGTTTCGGCGACGCGAATGCAGACGCCGGCCAGGCCCCGGGCTTGCGGGGCCGGCCTCCGGTGGTGCGGGCGGGTGAGCGCTGGGCGCTGACGGTGCGTCTGAAAGCGCCGCACGGCATGCGCAACCCCCATGGCTTCGACTACGAGTTGTGGCTGTGGGAACAGGGCGTGCAAGCCACCGGCTATGTGCGCACCGGTCCCAAGGATGCGCCGCCGCTGCGCCTGGGCGCCACTTGGCGCCATCCCGTGGAACGGTGGCGCCAGTCTGTGCGCGATGCCATCGTGGAGCGCTTGGGGCGCGGCGCCCAGGACAGCAGCGAGCCGTTTCGCGCGCGCATTGCCGGTGTCGTGGCGGCGCTGGTCACGGGCGATCAGCGCGCCATCGAGCGGGCCGATTGGGAGCTGTTCCGCGCCACCGGGGTGGCCCATCTGATGAGCATTTCGGGGCTGCACATCACCTTGTTTGCGTGGCTGGCTGCGCTGGCGGTGCGCACGCTGTGGCGCCGCTCCACGGGCCTGTGCCTGGCTGTGCCGGCGCCGTCTGCGGCCCTGGTGGCCGGGGTGCTGCTGGCTGCCGGCTATGCGCTCTTCAGCGGTTGGGGCGTGCCCGCGCAGCGCACGGTGATCATGTTGGGCAGCGTGGCCTGTTTGCAGTTGAGCGGGCGGCGCTGGCCCTGGCCCCAGGTCTGGCTGCTGGCCTGCGCGGCGGTGGTGCTGGCGGACCCCTGGGCGTTGGCGCAGGCGGGTTTTTGGTTGAGCTTTGTCGCCGTGGGGGTGTTGTTTGCCACCAATCCCACGGTCGATGACAGCTATCGGCTTGGCGCCATGGGCCGGTTTCATGCCTTGCTGCGCGAGCAATGGGTGGTGACGCTGGCGCTCACGCCGCTGACTTTGCTGCTGTTTGCCCAACTCACCCTGGTGGGCTTTGCGGCCAACCTGGTGGCGATACCGTGGGTCACGCTGGTGGTGACGCCGCTGGCGCTCGCCGGCCTGCTGTGGGCGCCACTGTGGAGCCTGGCGGCCTTGGCCTTGCAGCCTCTGATCGCGCTGCTGCAATGGCTGGCGCAGTGGCCCTGGGCGCAGTTGTTTTTGCCGGCTGCGCCGTTGTGGGCCGGCGGCGCTGCGGTGGCTGGCGGCGCGCTGCTGGCGCTGCGCATGCCTTGGCAGTTGCGGCTGCCGGCGCTGGCGCTCCTGGTGCCCGTGCTCTGGTGGCAGCCGCAGCGGCCTGCGCCGGGGCAGTTCGAGTTGCTGGCAGCAGACATCGGCCAAGGCAACGCGGTGCTGGTGCGCACCGCAAACCACACGCTGCTCTACGACGCGGGGCCGCGGTTTGGCCGCGACAGCGATGCCGGCCAGCGTGTGCTGGTGCCGTTGCTGCGGGCCCGGGGTGAGCGCCTGGATCTGCTGATGCTCAGCCATCCCGATGCCGACCACACCGGCGGCGCAGCGGCGGTGCTGGCGCAGCAGCCACAGGCCCGGCTCACCGGGTCGATCGATGCCAGCCATGCCGCCTTGCACGGACTGCGCCCGGTGCAGCCCTGCCTGGCGGGCCAGCGCTGGCAGTGGGATGGCGTGGCCTTCGAGGTGCTGCACCCGCTGGCCGGGCCGGTGGGCAAGACCGGGGGCACCGGGGCCGCCGGAGAGACGGGGCCGGCGCCCCGGGCGCCAACGTCCCGGACGCCAGCGTCCAATGCCTCGAGCTGCGTGCTGCGTATCGCGGCCAACGCGGCCAGCACTGCCAACGGTGCCAGCGGTGCTGAGAGGCCCGATCCGCCCGTGGCCCTGCTGGCCGGAGACATCGAGGCGCCGCAGGAGCAGGCGCTGGTGGCGCGTGGCGCGCCGCTGCGGGCCGATCTGCTGCTGGTGCCGCACCATGGCAGCAAGACCTCCTCGACGCCGGCGTTTCTGGAGGCCGTCCGGCCACGCACTGCGCTGGTGCAGGCCGGGTACCGCAACCGCTTCGGTCATCCGGCGCCCGAGGTCTTGCAGCGCTACCGCGAGCGCAACATCCGGGTGCTGGAGTCCGCGCGCTGCGGCGCCGCCACCTGGTCGTCGGCGCAGCCGGGGCGGGTGGCCTGCGAGCGCGACACCGACGGGCGGTACTGGCAGCACCGCCTGCCGCCACGCGGCGCTGGCCGGGACGCTCGATGATGCAGGTCAATGGCTGGCGCAATACCCGGTGGTTGCGCCCGCGCCGGGTGCGCAACTTGCTATCCTCTGGCCTGTCCGCAGGAGGCCGTTCATGCAGAAGTTCGACGAGATGTATGCCATGCTGCCTTTGGCTGGTCGTGCCGTGCGGGAGCATTACCAGCGCTATGCGCAGTGGTTGGACCAGCAGCCGCCGGATCTGATGCAGGCCCGCCGGGCCGAGGCCGAGATGATCTTCCGGCGCGTGGGCATCACCTTCGCCGTCTATGGCGCCAAGGACGAGGACGGCGCGGGCAGCGAACGCCTGATCCCGTTCGACCTGATCCCCCGCATCATCCCGGCCCACGAGTGGAGCCGCCTGCAACAGGGGCTGGTGCAGCGGGTCACGGCGCTGAACCGCTTCATCCACGATGTCTACCACGGCCAGGACATCCTGCGCGCCGCCATCGTGCCCGCCGATCTGATCGTCGGCAACGCCCAGTACCGACCCGAAATGGTGGGCCTCGATGTGCCGCAGGACATCTACGCGCATATCGCCGGCATCGACATCGTGCGCACGCCCGATGCGCAGGGCGAGTACTACGTGCTCGAAGACAACCTGCGTGTGCCCAGCGGCGTGAGCTACATGCTGGAAAACCGCAAGATGATGATGCGCCTGTTCCCCGAACTGTTCAGCCGGCACAAGGTGGCGCCGGTGGCCCATTACCCCGACATGCTGCTCGACGCGCTGCGCGCGAGCGCACCGGCCACGGCCGACGAGCCGACGGTGGTGCTGCTCACGCCCGGCATGCACAACAGCGCGTACTTCGAGCATGCCTTCCTGGCCCAGCAAATGGGCGTGGAACTGGTCGAGGGGCAAGACCTGGTGGTCAAGGACGGCTTCGTCTACATGCGCACCACACGCGGCCTGCAGCGGGTGGATGTGATCTACCGCCGGGTCGACGACGACTACCTCGACCCGCAACTGTTTCGCCGCGACTCGACACTCGGTTGCCATGGCCTGATGGGGGCCTACCGTGCCGGCCATGTCGGCATCTGCAACGCCGTGGGCACCGGCGTGGCCGACGACAAATCGGTCTACCCCTATGTGCCCGAGATGATCCGCTTCTACCTGGGCCAGGAGCCCATCCTCAAGAACGTGCCCACCTGGATGTGCAGAAAGCCGGACGATCTGCAATACGTGCTGGCGCACCTGAGCGAGTTGGTGCTCAAGGAGGTGCACGGCGCCGGCGGCTACGGCATGTTGATCGGCCCGGCCGCCACGCGCGCGCAGATCGAGGACTTTCGCCGCGCACTGCAAGCCCACCCGGCCGGTTACATCGCGCAACCGACGCTCAGCCTGTCGAGCTGCCCGACCTATGTCGACAACGGCATCGCCCCGCGCCACATCGACCTGCGCCCCTTCGTGCTCAGCGGGCGCGAAGTGCAGATGGTCGCCGGCGGCCTGACACGGGTGGCGCTGCAAGAAGGCTCGCTGGTGGTCAATTCATCGCAGGGCGGCGGGACCAAAGACACCTGGGTGTTGGGACAGGCAGGGACTGAGCCATGCTGAGCCGCACCGCCGACCATCTGTTCTGGATGTCCCGCTACACCGAGCGGGCGGAGAACACCGCCCGCATGCTCAACGTGAGCTACGAAACCTCGCTGCTGCCGCAGTCGGCCGATGTGGCGCAGGAGGGCTGGGAGGGGCTGCTGTCGATCAGCGAACTGATTCCGGCCTATACCGCCAGGCATGGCAAGGTCACGCCCGGGCGGGTGCTGGAGTTCATGGTGCGCGACGGCAGCAACCCCTCGGCCATCCTGTCGTGCCTGCGCGCCGCGCGCGAGAACGCGCGCGCCGTGCGCGGAGCGCTGACCACCGAAGTATGGGAAACGCAGAACCAGACCTGGCTGGAACTGCACCGGCACCTCGAAGGCGGCGCCTTCGAGCGCGACCCGGGGCAGTTCTTCGAATGGGTCAAGCACCGCTCGCACCTGTCGCGCGGCGTGGTTCTGGGCACCATGCTGCAAGACGAAGCCTTCCATTTCCTGCGCATGGGCACCTTCCTGGAACGGGCCGACAACACGGCGCGGCTGCTCGACGTGAAGTTCCACGCGGTCAAGAACGACTTTTTCGGCCGCACCAGCGAGCGCAACCAGGAAAGAGACTTCTACCACTGGAGCGCCATCCTGCGCAGCGTC from the Verminephrobacter eiseniae EF01-2 genome contains:
- a CDS encoding DNA internalization-related competence protein ComEC/Rec2, whose protein sequence is MPAMRSRVPDGAPAAARAAWRLPALLPGVVSGAALQLLQPRLWPPLVYGALLCAALALGWYAGAAATRRRHAALWAAAPALLAAGLAAAAMFAVCGLRAWGYMEQALAPALEGQDIRVTGLVAAMPQASETGTRLRLEVDSALLRGQAVRLPPRIEVGWYGAGFGDANADAGQAPGLRGRPPVVRAGERWALTVRLKAPHGMRNPHGFDYELWLWEQGVQATGYVRTGPKDAPPLRLGATWRHPVERWRQSVRDAIVERLGRGAQDSSEPFRARIAGVVAALVTGDQRAIERADWELFRATGVAHLMSISGLHITLFAWLAALAVRTLWRRSTGLCLAVPAPSAALVAGVLLAAGYALFSGWGVPAQRTVIMLGSVACLQLSGRRWPWPQVWLLACAAVVLADPWALAQAGFWLSFVAVGVLFATNPTVDDSYRLGAMGRFHALLREQWVVTLALTPLTLLLFAQLTLVGFAANLVAIPWVTLVVTPLALAGLLWAPLWSLAALALQPLIALLQWLAQWPWAQLFLPAAPLWAGGAAVAGGALLALRMPWQLRLPALALLVPVLWWQPQRPAPGQFELLAADIGQGNAVLVRTANHTLLYDAGPRFGRDSDAGQRVLVPLLRARGERLDLLMLSHPDADHTGGAAAVLAQQPQARLTGSIDASHAALHGLRPVQPCLAGQRWQWDGVAFEVLHPLAGPVGKTGGTGAAGETGPAPRAPTSRTPASNASSCVLRIAANAASTANGASGAERPDPPVALLAGDIEAPQEQALVARGAPLRADLLLVPHHGSKTSSTPAFLEAVRPRTALVQAGYRNRFGHPAPEVLQRYRERNIRVLESARCGAATWSSAQPGRVACERDTDGRYWQHRLPPRGAGRDAR
- a CDS encoding circularly permuted type 2 ATP-grasp protein, whose protein sequence is MQKFDEMYAMLPLAGRAVREHYQRYAQWLDQQPPDLMQARRAEAEMIFRRVGITFAVYGAKDEDGAGSERLIPFDLIPRIIPAHEWSRLQQGLVQRVTALNRFIHDVYHGQDILRAAIVPADLIVGNAQYRPEMVGLDVPQDIYAHIAGIDIVRTPDAQGEYYVLEDNLRVPSGVSYMLENRKMMMRLFPELFSRHKVAPVAHYPDMLLDALRASAPATADEPTVVLLTPGMHNSAYFEHAFLAQQMGVELVEGQDLVVKDGFVYMRTTRGLQRVDVIYRRVDDDYLDPQLFRRDSTLGCHGLMGAYRAGHVGICNAVGTGVADDKSVYPYVPEMIRFYLGQEPILKNVPTWMCRKPDDLQYVLAHLSELVLKEVHGAGGYGMLIGPAATRAQIEDFRRALQAHPAGYIAQPTLSLSSCPTYVDNGIAPRHIDLRPFVLSGREVQMVAGGLTRVALQEGSLVVNSSQGGGTKDTWVLGQAGTEPC
- a CDS encoding DMT family transporter, translating into MQFNRKTSIGMGLALMAAFMNSFIAILSKQLSSANLNPSSIAFYRASIVFCIMLLVAYGVNVTRAGGRPEKPAAMASIGSVKVFAIAALFGLFGLFYFETSAYKYEMASNVVFVMMASAAISSLLLESSLKMERITGKKILALGASILGLLIVFDLAHLRNMNGVMLAMAAGTSYGLFSVYLRKQGVKASMHFMRNMFFFGAIYLAIPATIDGFSAVKPAHVPAILALAIVPSLLGTLCTMKSLEYLSASRVQTIELTEPIFVAIMAYLMIAETPGPTQMMGYAFILAGVFCMNSPDRTANT
- a CDS encoding RidA family protein → MSVYEQLKELRISLPPVSVPSAAYVPYVQTGPLVFLSGHIARKDGKPWVAQLGRDIGTEEGQAAARAVAIDLLGTLQTACGGDLNRVKRIVKLLSLVNCTSDFTEQHLVTNGASELFVRLFGDKGAHARSAFGVAQLPMGACVEIELIAELA
- a CDS encoding alpha-E domain-containing protein; its protein translation is MLSRTADHLFWMSRYTERAENTARMLNVSYETSLLPQSADVAQEGWEGLLSISELIPAYTARHGKVTPGRVLEFMVRDGSNPSAILSCLRAARENARAVRGALTTEVWETQNQTWLELHRHLEGGAFERDPGQFFEWVKHRSHLSRGVVLGTMLQDEAFHFLRMGTFLERADNTARLLDVKFHAVKNDFFGRTSERNQERDFYHWSAILRSVSAFEVYRKVYRDVITPGRVADLLILHPGMPRSLHACLREVVDDLAVLANEQSAETRRRAGRLLADLQYGRLDEILATGLHAFLTQFLDRVNDLGSGISRDFLVAAGD